The window TCAGTGCGACATATGTGTatagcatataaaaaaaattatagaaaaaaaatataatagaaaatGTTTAAAGCACAAATGAGATCCGAAGTGAAGCCCCGCagtattttttctgaaatatttcgttccccaaatggagtataggtaaaaataaatgaatttttttaaaaagtaaaattggGAAACGGCAAGGCGGCAAAACGGTAAGGCGGCAAAACGGTAAGGCGGCAAAACGGTAAGGCGACAAAACGGTAAGGCGACAAAACGGTAAGGCGACAAAACGGTAAGGCGACAAAACGGTAAGACGGCCAAACGCATGAATGATGAGGTTTAGAAATGTACTCACACAAAACGTGGTGAAGCTCCCTTTCTCCGAAAATAAATGTCTCCTTACAGTCGTTTTAACGCGGAAGGGCAATTTCCTCTTTGCGCTCCGCCgtaaggaaaaatataaaaaaaaaaatatataagttgGATAAATTGTGcccctaaaaaaaaggagctaaTGAAAGCATATAGAGGCTGCTGTGTACCTTagcggaaaataaaaaaattacaaacttgaatcgaaataaaaattaaactctactaaattataatgtaccaataaaaaataaaatgtcattttttcggTCAAACGTTATCATTTATTACGATCTTACAAATTAGTCACTTTGACGCAGCGATGATTTACGAATCATGCGTCGTACAGCGGAAATTGACCAAAAATTGCGCAGTTATTTTTGGAGGCATATAAAAGAGGAGTATACTACCATGATTTGGGGGGGTTTATACTTaggtaaaaatttatttatattttacatgaGGTAGAGTTCGTGCCAAGGTGGGCAATGTTCTGCAGCTGCATTTTTCCAAAGTTTAAAACTATTTCCATTATCCACTTGATATGCTGTTTCTGACATTTTAATTATCAGTAATAATCACTTtttactgcatttttttcccttaacaaaatggtgaagcagGCTTAGGTACGTTCCGCAAAAATGAGGTCCATAAGAATCACTTACGGATAAGCAGCTTTTTTCGATGGGCTATTGTGCGAATAGAATATACCCTTTTTGAGCTGTCTTTATCCACCCCCTGCGATGGAATCTTCACATCTATGGGAAAAAGAATTGCAACTctgaaaaaatgacaactGTGATGCGTGCAAAAGAGCAGCttcaaagttttttttttttttccattttaacgGTAAggctatcattttttttaagagttCACTTAGCAGTGACATGTAATTTATACTATAATgagttacaaaatttatcaattttatgcAACAGGGGGATGGTTCTAATGAGAAAGTGTGGTAATAACGTAACTTTGATAGTCGACTCGACAAAGTTTTGAAGCGTAAGTGTGTGAATTATATGAgcacattttatttgttccatTCCATTATGAGAGCCAAGCGGTTGCGAAATTGGGGTTCTATGCatagtgaaaaaatggaaagttaTATGTTGCTTTCATTTGTGAAAAACgccaggggaaaaaattccctttttcgtgAAAAGgatgtaaaatataaatcgaaaatgagaaaactCAAAGGAAATGACTCCTAACAGTttagtaaaatattaaaacCGCATCGCATAGTGTGAcggtaaatatttttttgcaatatgCTTCATATTATACCTGAGCACATTTGCTGTCCACCCCCGCAGTGGATAACGTCGAAAAAATAAGCTGAGTTTAACGTATGGAGACACATTAGTGGGAGCTGTCAAATGGCAGGATAAAAAACTTCACTAAATTGGACACTTCATTAGGGGAAATGAGAACATTTAACGGCACGAATGAATCTCCCTCCCTTTCTCGAGAGTAGCGTTAATTCGAATTTAAATTcgaaaaatggctagctatCTAGCTAGCGTAAACCATACACAGATTATACCCCCAAATGGTTTAGGGCCTACTCGGTTAgcttattcattttgtagGTAAATGTACCCACACGCAATTAAGGCAAAAATTGAATCTGCAAAATTTGCAGTTAAAGGGGGACTCCACAAATAAGTCCTTATCGTCTCAGTTAAATTGCATCACAACCGGTATTCTTATTAGTACTTTCTGTTGTTCGTACACATCtgtgaaaagggaaaatataataacacaACGAATGTGCACGTTCATGACGAACCGGAAAGGGGACTTATTACCGTTTTgtatatcaaaaaaaaaaaattacgtcTCGCTACACAGcaggacaaaatggaactaGAATATGGCACCGCAGAGGGAATTAATTGAGAACGGGATGCATTTGAACCTTCTTTTGATGTATAGCATAAGCCCGTAATAACTTTGTGGAAGGCACTTTAAGGATATATATGTTTCGAAAAAAGGTTCCTCAAAAGAAGGGACGAATATAAATTTCTGACAGTTCATAACTTAGCCATTTTCTTACTGTCATAGTTTTATTACTACAATATTTACGCATGCATAGGACTAGCCATGTGACCTGTTTACATTTACCTTTTAGTGAACCCCTCTGGAAGGTTCTCTTTGCATTCTCCTAAATGTGCCGAAATCGTAGGTAGGTTACTTTGTCAGAATTATGATCCGTCAAAATGGAGTGTCCACCGGGatcatatatgcatacatacccCACCATGGTGCGTAAATATTTCGCcattgttataaaaaaaaataatgtctGCTGAATTGATAATAGAAAATCTTAAAAATGTTGTCAGTGGCTACAGGAAAATTAGCACAAATGCGTcagaaaaatgttttgaaAGTGGGTTTCATTAAGATACGCTGTTATAGTACCACTACGATAGTcgcatttgtaaaaaaaaagctgaagGGTAAATGATACCCCCAGTCaatttataattaagaagtaaaaatgcatataggagtaatgcaaaaaaaaaaaatgtgatctTCGAAAGTTGACAAAATGACGTAGTGAAGAAGAGCACATAGATAATCGAGCAAAATGGTATACTCTTCTTTTACGAActgaataatatattttacgttTAGGTGACCATAGTATGGTTaagcaggaaaaaagaaaaaatataaactttACTTCCAACTAAGGAGACGTACTTCAAAGAGGattataacttttttatatgacaaaaaaaattaacaaaaagggagcgAACATAGAATACAATCCTGAAGTAACGTATAAGCGGCTATAggcatacatttatatatgtaaaaaatgttgcgTGTTTTTGTCCATATCGCTTTTACATCGTCCAAATTTGTATATGCTCATACAAACGGGTACATTAATAGTGCCAttttcgtttcgttttaATTTAATACGTATAATATAGCCCTTGCCAAGCAAAAggcattatttaaaaatggggatttTTTTATGGAACGAAGAAAATGCCGAATCGGTGCCATTTGCTTGGTCATCTATATAGCGATGCAGATAAAGAAATGTTCGTTTTAAGTACATATATTGGGTTAGTCGTTgtattttgtatttcctaATGACGCATTGCGCATCTCAtagctttccattttgtattgCTTACATAGgaagaattggaaaaaagTCCATTCCTTTGCCTTATTAGAGGCATGCACGTAAAAGTGCGAATACCCATGAGTAAATTAATAtactcataaaaaaaattcaaaacagGTAGAAGCATTAAAATCGAGGTGACGAGAGAATGTTCACGCCTATCACTATTTATGAAAACGTCAAAAATGTGTTGTTTATACAgtcagaaggaaaaataaattcgaaaattttggaaaaaaaattatattgcatatttttgcatcaatcaaaaataatgttatctgtttcttcttatttgaagaaaattctACATTGCTGACACATAATTAGGCGCGAAATACGTTATGCGACTTAAGTGTAGCCATGTGAGTGCTATTATCGTATATCATTATGTGTgaacataattatttataactCATTTGGAAAGTTCATCGAAACAGGGTGCATGGATTATATAACCTACCCTTTCTCCACATTTCTGAAcatgaaaatttattatttagcGAAAATTTCGAAATATATGTtgataatttgaaaaaaaaaaaaaaaaaaatttaaataatatgttAATGTCgtagaaatgtaaaaaatgcttgaaatttttatatataagaatTCATTGCACATAGTAAGTGCACTACATTAACGTGGTATCCTATTTCTATTGCGaagtaaataatttgttcccatttttcttcttttcaaaaattaaataaatatgattttttttttaatttatctttataatatcaaaagtgttttattttttattcaaaaaaatgcttaacTGTATTtagtaatgaaaatatatctactttattgttaaaattttagtGAGCAACTAAACCCAATTCAACATTGACGAGAGGGAAAAGGCGAGGAAATAGAGGGAATAGATTTTCGTTAATTCGATAGATCCATTTTAGAATAACATAATTGTAGAACTAAGCAAAATAAGTTCCGATAAtatttgttgtttttatgttataGAAGCTATTAGCCTTTTAAATTGCAacattttctattttatgaaaaatttcgtatatttttttaaaattgatcTCGaacaataattatatatgttatcTCTAAAGGAGAGTACAAATAATAATTCGTAAAAAagtatacattatttttattatgaatgTGTATTCAAccgaataaatatatttcccaCAAAAGTAACACATTATTGATTAAACATTTGCATAAAAGCTATGTTATATTCTTTAGCAGGTTAACATAACGTGTTTTACTACTTGTaacgttcattttgttatgtaGAATCGAATAAATGGGGAATTCAAAGGAGAGATTATGTATAGTGTAAGATATAACTGAAAGTTTAAcgtttttgttatatttaaaatgagaaaacgatattattttgaaaaattgaatcctagttaataaattattataaagaaGTGATATTTACATATAGATCATAATTTACTAGGAAGGACGAGTAACATCTATATAAATTATACCccaataatatattaaaattaattaatttaattatacCTTCAGGAAAATTAGTAATTCATAAAAAGCGTGAATACAAAAATAGAATGGGATCGGGTGTATCGGGAGAGACTAGTGAACCAGAGGTAATAATAAATCTTGagttaatatttaaatatgtaaatgtgtgttttttatatatccctttttttttttatcgtgtTGTAATAGTacaatagaaaatatttttaaaataatttacccTTGTTTAtctatttaaaatttttttatatcttttagTATAACATATTCTATGATTTAAGAACATACAATgatcatgaaaaaaaagttgataACGGAGGATATCCAAATGAAATTGTTTCTCtgtgtgaaaaaattcaaaatggagagcaaGGATGGAatgaggaaattaaaaagatttgtgaaaaattaatgaaatattttttatattggtCTAAACATAAAActgataataataataataaaagtatatgtaattatattgAATATTTGAACTATTGGCTTAATGGTGAATTAAGGAGGAATATAATATCTGAATCTGATAGACATAGGACATATGAACATTTCAATAAAGTTATAGCTGAAGAGTCTAATTTGTGTGATTTAAaggataaattttataatattaaggATGAATATTATGAAAACATGAAAATAATGCATGAATTGtacgaaaatttttataaaattaagagTATAGGAGATAATGGAACggatgagaaaaatgaatgttCAAATTACGTTAACAATTGTGTTAATAAATTTCGTCAGTTTAAAGATAAATGCTATGtacaagaaaataaagatgaagaaggatataaaaaattatgtaatgCATTAAGAGAATTCAATggcatatataaaattaatagaTACTATCAGAAATCATGTAAGAATGTAAAATTACTAGATTTGCCAGTATTTAAAAAACCTAAAGTTGCAACtgtagaaaaaaagttagagaaatttacaaaatgtagTACAAcaacacatatttatgcagTTGacaataatgaagaaaaatatgaaaaagtacattatcttttttaattaaaattgaatttataactatatattaggatataatataaatgataGAAAAGGatatcatatataataaaatatttatataattatttcttttttttctttatattttagGATATTTTAGAAGAATTAGATGATTATAAGTTCTACAAtgattttaataataaagatTATTCGTCTgaatttaatgaatattGCTCAGAAATAAAACCGCCAATAGATAATAGATGTAAAATTTACACACTTTGcgctaaaataaaaacaaatttaaaaggaTTGTCTAAATAGAAACATTAAAATGCTAATGATCGCTGCTTATATTTCACTTATTGGGTATACAATCAAATAAGTAAAACATTTAGTAATAATTCTAATTACATTGTTGACATACCTGAtattaatgaatttttaaagtaaTATACGCAATTAATAAcacatttgaagaaaaagataagTGCTACGTGGATTATAGACATAAAGCAAAAGTGGGagaattaaaagaaatgaagcATATGCATGACTATTTTATGGTTTTTGAAAACCTTAAAACGCATTTACcttgtaaaaaagaaaatagaaaaaaatgttgtgaTTATGCTAAACATATTAACGGActatataaaaagtacataGGTAATTGTTGCACTTGTTATTTCCATTCTAATGAATGCCATAACAACTGCGATTATTTTAAGTGTGATCAAAGTTATAATCCGTACAAACTTTATAAAGAATTTGAATGTGACCAATTAGAGGATAAAGTGAAAGGTTTCGAAAAAGTAGGAAAACCTACAGCCATTGATTATTATGTTATACGCTTAAGTTCATTGAAACCCCAATGTAATACAATATTTTGTGACCTCTTCTATGTGTTCGTTTTAGCTGCCTTTTCTGTACTTGGGTTATTTTTCGTGTTCTTTATTCTTTACAAGGTAGGAGAAATTTCGCATTAGAATAACTTTTTGTTGAGCATTTTgttgaattttcttttgtacAATATTTAGacgtaaaaaattgttataatcatgcatttttctttttcttttgcttttttttcttttttttgcttttttttcttttttttggcatatCAGTTTACTCCTCTAGGACCTCGCTTCGAAAAGAGGgtaataaacaaaaaaagaattcaaaaTGTAATTCATGAGGAAGAGATGCGACAAATGGTATCACGTGGATCGAGcgataggaaaaaaaatcagcccCCTCAAAGAATACATTTGGCTTATCAATCTGAGGGATGAGGAAAGGGATTGTGTAACTCATGGTATCAACTTGATTAGAAGAAGAATTGCACAATTATTTAGAAATGTATTTAGAggacattttaatttaaaaaatgggaaataatgattaaaatgaatattgAAGAGAAGAGGGACAAATGTTAACATTGCACAATTGGAATATAACACGTTATTCAAATGTGCATTCAGAACATaagcagaaatgaaaaattgtatgaatcTAAaagtagaacaaaaaaattaatattttatagaTCGGTATGTAACTTATAAgcgttaaaaatggaaaaataccGTACTgttatgttatatataaaaaggaaagtttACCCCTTGGTGAAATGTGAAAGGCTAGGGATGGATTAGGCTATATTACGTTAACCATAGTAATTACTAATTCGTAAACATTTAAAGggataaataattatattaacacaataagaaaaaaaaggaatcattAAGCGGTCATAAACATAAgttataacaaaattatacataaaggaaatatgaaaaatggggatatCATTTAGGGGAACATACACTAAGGGGGTTACTAATTGGATGAACTTACCCAAATAGTGATTTTACGTTgttcaaatatattttgcacGTTACCATTTCATTggttataaataataattatttttttttgttattattttccttgttttGTATTGCGCCCCATTCATTGATTTACTACATTTAAGGTctattattaaaatgtagTACTAACAAATTGTGCGTAGATACAATAGTAACAattgatgaaaatatttcatttttttttttttttttccctgctgTGCATTTGTAATGGAAGAGgtgcatttttattcctgTCATTAATCTTTTATATGGGCATACATACTATCTCTTacattatataaagaaatagtGATACTAACATGGAGTgagaacataaaaaattaatgataaattaataGCCCActttgcatttaaaaaatttgcatggTTTTATAACCcctatttttagaaaaaattagaatGTGCTATTTTGCGAACATAGATTACGTGGtagttagaaaaaaagaaatctaAGATGATACGATGATATATGAATTATCAAACGAGTACTTATATTGTAATTCGttccattttaatttacataatttatgagGTTCCatctaaaatgaaaaaaatgaaaaaaaaaattctcttttttatgataGTGCACGGCAAGGATAACCTCTACATGAATATCAATAATAAGTGTTTATTACTTTTATTGCGTgctgaaaaatattatcaaaagggtaaaattaataaacgATGAAATATGCTAATAGGAATGTTATATGACAATATCATATTGGGGTCCCCAAAAACATAGATGTTCCATTTGCGATACGATGATAAAGTAACCACGTTGAGCTGCAAAGTTTATTTTACGCCCTATGTTTAGTGAAAATAAgtagaaggggaaaatgaaatattaaaaatatatgtaaatagcGCACTTTAATGATATTATCCCTCTTATCCTTTTAAGCCTGTAttaatagggaaaaaaatacattgtaaaaatatttcgaatCCAGTGCATCTTCagtagtagaaaaaaaaaattctactAACTTTTAAACCTTTTGactataacaaaattttaggTTATCTGAATAGTTACTCCACTTCGGagctttctttttatttattcaatttattaaaaacgGATTTGTAACGAAATTATCCGTTTCAAATATGTAACTTGAATGCCAAATTATGTCGTATAGAGGAACTCAAAGGCTTATATTGTCATTTAATGAGAAGAGAGATATAGTTACAAGGTTTTTTAATTACCATAGTTAAAgtatttgaagaaataaaaaacttgtAATTAAAAGTATTCATAATAAATGCGTTATGTTTACGAATTATTAGAGGatagtttttaattttccgaCTTTGAGGTATCATTTTAATTGCGTAGTATGCAATTATTtgtgataaaaattgttataataatatattcttaGGAGGTGCCAGGAagaatccttttttttggcgtaaccttgaaaataaaaaggaaaatatatcattacaAAGGAAGGGTAGATACACTAAAGGAtacctttttatatactattttttaaaacaaataacgGAAAGTTAAACGAATAACTACGCAAAGATGTTGTTTAgaatatcataaaaatattttactccATAATGCCTCTTATCAGCACATTTATCCTTTTCTATATTAcaaaatatgattttttcGTAGaatgagtatttttttttgctataaaTGTGCCCATTTTATACTATGTTAATTGTAGTACTACAGATGAATGATTAAATGTAATTAGAAAGTATACCATTAATGAATATTCATGTACACTTAATAATTACgatatatgattatttaatTTGTCACTACATTATGGGAttagttttctttttgcgaATATTGACGGAATACCatgttatataattttatttgattagCATGTCTAAAGATACAATGAATTACttagaaaaattatgtgATAAAGTATGTAAAcgtttttcattaaaatgttgtttttcaaattatcaTAAGAACGTTATATATTTCGTAAAACGAAACAAATTATTTCGGGAATGGAGATTTTTAAGACTTTTACaatcaatatatttttcctatttttcaGAACGATGATTTTAAAGAGTTACCTTCATGcgagaaatataaaaaactgGATGATGCATTACAGAACAACACTGAAAGTGATAATTATTGTAAGTGTATATGCTGTGTAGATTGTTCTGATTATGGCGAACATGTTAAAAATTGCTGTAAAAATGGTGTTACAAATAATTGTACTGTTAATTGCAATGGTGGTTGTACTAAAGAGACATCTAAAGTAATACTAActgaaaaatatagaaaaccTTGTAACAATATATGCAAGAtatcaataaaattatctacTATTCTGagtaatgaaaataatatccGTGAACGTTGTTCCTATTATAATTATTGGGCATTTGAGCAATTATGGAAAGAATCCAATACAAACTCTGATTCTAGTCCTAATtctaacgtaaaaaatagtCTTACAGATTGTGATATGGTTATACTACAGAAAATAATTGGGGGCATAAACtgcaaaaatgatgtaaaCCATGAATCttgttacttttattttgatgGCACTTTCAGtgaatggaaaaaggagaaatatatgcatgattattttaaaaactttgATCAtcttaaagaaaaaactaaGATTAAACctgaaaataagaaatacTGTGAACACGTTTCTGCGATTGCTCCACTGTATATAGATTATTTAAGTGAATGCTGcacgtattttttctttggttATCATTGGGATCattgtccaaatttttttaaatgtgataaaaatttaaatccTTATAAATTACTTAAGGAATTTAATTGCAGTGGTGAATCCCTACCTCAATATCCAGAAAGTTTAGTACAATCATTAATTATTGATCGGAGTGTCATACTTAGAAGTCGAAAGAGAGGATGCAGAGGATTAACATGTGATCCTTTTTACATGACTATATTGCTTGCTTTCATAGTTTTGGGAATATTCTACgtgttctttttcctttacaaaGTATAAAGAAAATACTTTTTAGAGTGTATGCAGTACATATGTTTACATTATATAcgttgcaaatttttaaataattgtgACACAATAAtgttacgatttttttttttgtccctcccTTTGTgtattagtttactcctttaggATCTATGGTTAATATGAAGGAAcgtaagaaaaaagaaatgaattggcattttgaggaaaaggaaaataatcgTCATTTTGAGGAAAAGGATAACCATAACCCGCCATCTAAGAAGTCGTCACAAGGTCAAGAGAGTACAtcaaagaaaagaataaaaatagctTATCATCCTACGTGAAAGGATTACGCGGAAGAAATGACACTCAAattggtgaaaaaattttaatctgTGATAAGAGTTCAGTAACTCTGTACCCCTTAATGGGCAGTTCTTAccattaatgaaaaaatagaagctTGAGTTATCCATCTAAAGGTACATTTATCCCCCTTGAATGGTTTACATTTACGTACAAtagttatcatttttttgtattattagaaagatgttttttatttaggtttcgttccttttttaagtgcacatatttattttataagaCCATGTTTGCTTTATTATTGAAACCATTTTTTAATGGATACATTCCATTCTATGTGCATCAACTTTTGCCACTCCGTTAAAACATAGACACTAGGAACAAGTGGAATAAGGAGTTTTGATTTACGCCATTTTATAAAAGCGTAACGATATGTTTTAGTTTACGCTTTGGTGAAGCGTTaatgttaagaaaaaatgtggctTTACCAAATAGCATGCTGATGAGATAAAATTCATtagttgttatttttccttttatgcaGTTCTGCAAAAAGGATGCGTTGTTGAAAAGGCTGTGCCGATCAAATGCATAAAGTGAAAGTTAGCAAGTTAAGATTTTTCACATATAATCATGCGAAACGATTTTTAAGTATCACCACGGTTTGGCATATTCTGATGGGAATATCGTGAGAAatccatttcttcctttgtatAAAGCATCACGGTAGTGCTCTTTTAAAGAGCATTACATttgaacaaatgaaaaaaagaggaaaaacaaagtaCCCTCTCAATGTGCTATAATAAACTGTTAAAAAGGTACACCCGATTAAGTTATTACATTTACACTATGCGTAAGGAAAACTATTCATTTTGTGAGTTCCTTACGCACGGTTACATTTATGTAAAGTTCAAAAGGCACTTAAATGAATGGATTACACAACGAGGAAAAGGATTTacatgtttgaaaaaaaggacaaacagGGGTTATAAAAACGAAGAGATTAATTAGACTCTTCAGACAATTTAAACTATCGTATGTGATGTGAAGGATTGGCATGAAGCATTTCTCCAATTTGAaccatttcgcaaaaaacaaattgataGCAAAgaatcaataaaaaaaaagaaattcctAGTTAGGAATAGCCAATAATGCTAACGAATAGGTAAAGGAATAAATTACTTACAAGTGGAAGATTAGTAAGTGAGATCATTCAGaagtgaatttttaaaatagtatGTGACATTATTATGACACGGAGAATGGCACATTCATGTCTAACGCAGTGATTTAAATGCACTGCTCAGTCCAGTGCCTATCTCGCGGTGCGCCAAAGTTACTGATAACCGTTTATCCACGAGGAATGCGCATAATGGTACACTACTGCCacattattaattttgaatcAAAACGCTCTGTTAACAGAGAACTAAAAAGGCATAGTTCTTAAGTAGCAATTGTATAGGTATATCTCTCCCATCAGCTAtcgcaaaaggaagaataaagTCAAACTATAAACCGATGAATTGTATGTATGTTATGAAGGCACTCCTACGCTATGTCCTTCGTTCTCATACGTTGAAGTTGATTGAGACAACTCAAAAGTATAACTACACTGATAAGAGTCTTTCCCATATTTGACATTTCCTTACCTTTTCCAAAGTACTTTTATTGTGATACGTTAATATACTAATAGTTAAATTCTGATAAACATGTGGAGACATTATTATGaaacaatgaaaaaattgtaaaattctAAAAcgattcctttttgttctttctccCATCtttaaatggaaaagaaaatcattgtcattttttgttgCAATTTCTGTggtattataaaaataggtgTCTATATGGTATTCTTAAAAGGGGATTTATTTTACTCCatgaagatgaaaaaatttcgtaAATG of the Plasmodium cynomolgi strain B DNA, chromosome 7, whole genome shotgun sequence genome contains:
- a CDS encoding VIR-like CYIR protein (putative); its protein translation is MGSGVSGETSEPEVIINLELIFKYYNIFYDLRTYNDHEKKVDNGGYPNEIVSLCEKIQNGEQGWNEEIKKICEKLMKYFLYWSKHKTDNNNNKSICNYIEYLNYWLNGELRRNIISESDRHRTYEHFNKVIAEESNLCDLKDKFYNIKDEYYENMKIMHELYENFYKIKSIGDNGTDEKNECSNYVNNCVNKFRQFKDKCYVQENKDEEGYKKLCNALREFNGIYKINRYYQKSCKNVKLLDLPDILEELDDYKFYNDFNNKDYSSEFNEYCSEIKPPIDNRCKIYTLCAKIKTNLKGLSK
- a CDS encoding VIR-like CYIR protein (putative), with amino-acid sequence MNYLEKLCDKVCKRFSLKCCFSNYHKNVIYFNDDFKELPSCEKYKKLDDALQNNTESDNYCKCICCVDCSDYGEHVKNCCKNGVTNNCTVNCNGGCTKETSKVILTEKYRKPCNNICKISIKLSTILSNENNIRERCSYYNYWAFEQLWKESNTNSDSSPNSNVKNSLTDCDMVILQKIIGGINCKNDVNHESCYFYFDGTFSEWKKEKYMHDYFKNFDHLKEKTKIKPENKKYCEHVSAIAPLYIDYLSECCTYFFFGYHWDHCPNFFKCDKNLNPYKLLKEFNCSGESLPQYPESLVQSLIIDRSVILRSRKRGCRGLTCDPFYMTILLAFIVLGIFYVFFFLYKV